From a single Streptomyces liliifuscus genomic region:
- a CDS encoding VCBS repeat-containing protein, producing the protein MHKHLRLTLATASVAALTGGLLTFSAVTATAADSTNVPHADFNGDGVGDVAFSAAGAYVNGRATAGQLVTLYGTATGVSSAKRSTLSQDSAGVPGTAEAGDGFSAETAYADFNGDGYDDLAVSAPREKVGSDTNGGTLAVLWGSASGLTGKGVTVADPAVSAHDYWGKNLAAGDFDGDGTADLAVGNSSSTVYVYKGGISASGTAVGGRYTLKPPIQSGGDARGPINLTAGDVNGDKKTDLVVDGFETETDYGWARNYFVPGAASGLAMSSAQIVKPGAITAIGDINGDGFGDIVSGAYWSNTTTDGTPVPDSAFGGKVNITYGTADGPGATAGITQNTGNVPGTSEKNDFFGYELDLGDINGDGYQDIVVSSAGEDLNSITDTGAVTVLYGSANGLDTASGTQYFAQSTAGVPGSDEKNDALGADAKLDDVNGDGRADLLVGSYENAGNGAVLYLPSNGTKITTSGSRSVSPSSAGVSTTGTPSFGVNFAD; encoded by the coding sequence ATGCACAAGCATCTGCGACTCACCCTCGCGACGGCGTCCGTTGCCGCGCTGACGGGGGGTCTGCTCACCTTCTCGGCGGTGACGGCCACGGCCGCCGACTCGACGAACGTGCCGCACGCCGACTTCAACGGCGACGGAGTAGGCGACGTGGCCTTCTCGGCCGCGGGCGCCTACGTGAACGGCCGCGCGACCGCCGGCCAGCTCGTCACCCTCTACGGCACCGCCACCGGAGTGTCCTCCGCCAAGCGGTCCACGCTCAGCCAGGACAGCGCCGGGGTCCCCGGCACCGCCGAGGCCGGCGACGGCTTCAGCGCGGAGACCGCGTACGCCGACTTCAACGGCGACGGGTACGACGACCTCGCCGTGTCCGCCCCGCGGGAGAAGGTCGGCAGCGACACCAACGGCGGCACTCTCGCCGTGCTGTGGGGCTCCGCGAGCGGCCTGACGGGCAAGGGTGTCACCGTCGCCGACCCGGCCGTCTCCGCGCACGACTACTGGGGCAAGAACCTCGCCGCCGGCGACTTCGACGGCGACGGCACGGCCGATCTGGCCGTCGGCAACTCCTCCAGCACGGTCTACGTCTACAAGGGCGGCATCAGCGCGTCCGGCACCGCCGTGGGCGGCCGCTACACGCTCAAGCCCCCGATCCAGTCGGGCGGCGACGCGCGCGGCCCGATCAACCTCACCGCGGGCGACGTCAACGGCGACAAGAAGACCGACCTGGTCGTCGACGGGTTCGAGACCGAGACCGACTACGGCTGGGCCAGGAACTACTTCGTGCCCGGCGCCGCGAGCGGCCTCGCCATGTCCTCGGCGCAGATCGTGAAGCCGGGCGCGATCACCGCGATCGGCGACATCAACGGCGACGGATTCGGCGACATCGTCTCCGGCGCGTACTGGAGCAACACGACGACCGACGGCACGCCGGTCCCCGACTCGGCCTTCGGCGGCAAGGTGAACATCACCTACGGCACCGCCGACGGCCCGGGCGCGACCGCGGGCATCACCCAGAACACCGGCAACGTCCCCGGCACCTCGGAGAAGAACGACTTCTTCGGCTACGAGCTGGACCTCGGCGACATCAACGGCGACGGCTACCAGGACATCGTCGTGAGCTCGGCCGGCGAGGACCTGAACAGCATCACGGACACGGGTGCGGTCACCGTCCTGTACGGCTCGGCGAACGGCCTCGACACCGCTTCCGGCACCCAGTACTTCGCGCAGAGCACGGCGGGTGTGCCCGGCAGCGACGAGAAGAACGACGCGCTCGGCGCGGACGCGAAGCTCGACGACGTCAACGGCGACGGCCGGGCCGACCTGCTGGTCGGCTCGTACGAGAACGCGGGCAACGGCGCGGTGCTGTACCTGCCGTCGAACGGCACGAAGATCACCACGTCCGGCTCGCGGTCCGTCTCGCCGAGCAGCGCGGGTGTGTCGACGACCGGCACCCCGTCGTTCGGCGTCAACTTCGCCGACTGA
- a CDS encoding FG-GAP and VCBS repeat-containing protein, protein MRHRSRTGPAAVAVALVASLAAGCGGDGSPDRTDSGPKRPAAGKPSDDPDPGDFNGDGHDDFATVVYSESKDKKRYAETLTVVYGSPDGLNSASAQRTPASREAGEKGAGFVSGPLRTDLDGDGFTDLVVGRWKAGAPLGTLALFGGARGLGRPTELALPDGFQPRAAADFDGDGSVDLLDGGHGGTGDPNGTGPGTDGLLLYGPFDRTGTPKRQAVLDLDQQGYATPDSATTGDFDADGKAEVVFTYDFDAEEDESAPESLYMVGYYEGGTDGLVRDTALEPRISKAVGTFEGPRTPAAGDADGDGIDDLLLPTQLAVAPADMPAEGGALTILYGAKSGLGSGRSESVIEGEGGQKRRIDFGSSPAVGDVDGDGKPDVVVNTPGYRGHDGKVTLLPGGASGVPSADGEQAVDPLTEGLPGTPNPYKWNEFSYQPPLLDVDGDGHSDAVVFGPLWEKRAGAFLVLRGSGEGFEAGRAQLLTPGELGVPLRLS, encoded by the coding sequence ATGCGACACCGTTCGAGGACCGGGCCCGCCGCGGTGGCAGTCGCCCTGGTCGCGAGCCTCGCCGCGGGCTGCGGCGGTGACGGCTCCCCGGACCGTACGGACAGCGGACCGAAGAGGCCCGCCGCCGGAAAGCCGTCCGACGACCCGGACCCCGGGGACTTCAACGGCGACGGCCACGACGACTTCGCGACCGTCGTGTACTCGGAGTCCAAGGACAAGAAGCGGTACGCCGAGACGCTCACGGTGGTCTACGGCTCCCCCGACGGCCTCAACTCCGCGTCCGCACAACGGACTCCGGCGAGCCGGGAGGCGGGCGAGAAGGGCGCGGGCTTCGTCTCGGGCCCGCTGCGCACCGACCTCGACGGCGACGGCTTCACCGACCTGGTCGTCGGCCGCTGGAAGGCCGGCGCCCCGCTCGGGACCCTCGCCCTCTTCGGCGGCGCCCGCGGTCTGGGCAGGCCCACCGAGCTGGCCCTGCCCGACGGCTTCCAGCCGCGCGCCGCCGCCGACTTCGACGGGGACGGTTCCGTCGACCTGCTCGACGGCGGGCACGGCGGCACGGGCGACCCCAACGGGACCGGGCCGGGCACCGACGGGCTCCTCCTGTACGGCCCCTTCGACCGCACCGGCACCCCGAAACGGCAGGCCGTCCTCGACCTCGACCAGCAGGGGTACGCGACACCCGACTCGGCCACCACCGGCGACTTCGACGCCGACGGGAAGGCGGAGGTGGTGTTCACGTACGACTTCGACGCGGAGGAGGACGAGAGCGCGCCCGAGAGCCTGTACATGGTCGGCTACTACGAGGGCGGCACGGACGGGCTCGTACGCGACACCGCGCTCGAACCGCGCATCAGCAAGGCGGTGGGCACCTTCGAGGGGCCGCGTACGCCGGCCGCCGGTGACGCGGACGGCGACGGCATCGACGATCTGCTGCTGCCCACGCAGCTCGCCGTCGCGCCGGCGGACATGCCCGCGGAGGGCGGTGCGCTGACCATCCTGTACGGGGCCAAGTCCGGGCTCGGGAGCGGGCGTTCGGAGTCCGTCATCGAGGGCGAGGGCGGGCAGAAGCGGCGCATCGACTTCGGGTCGTCGCCGGCCGTCGGGGACGTCGACGGCGACGGTAAGCCGGATGTCGTCGTGAACACGCCGGGCTATCGGGGGCACGACGGGAAGGTGACGTTGTTGCCGGGTGGGGCCTCGGGGGTGCCGTCCGCGGACGGGGAGCAGGCCGTCGATCCCCTGACCGAGGGGTTGCCCGGGACGCCCAACCCGTACAAGTGGAACGAGTTCAGCTATCAGCCGCCGTTGCTGGATGTCGATGGTGACGGGCATTCCGACGCGGTGGTGTTCGGGCCGTTGTGGGAGAAGCGGGCGGGGGCGTTTCTGGTGTTGCGGGGGAGTGGTGAGGGGTTCGAGGCGGGGAGGGCGCAGCTTCTTACGCCGGGGGAGCTTGGGGTGCCACTGCGGTTGTCCTGA
- a CDS encoding FG-GAP repeat domain-containing protein, with protein MVAALTVCVLGGGLAVGCGPTADSGDGDSTGKREPLSVAKAPAQLPVPLGKGSKAADDFNGDGHQDLVLNDLVKRDSHGDDAGIGVVYGSARGLAPGARQLLSAARNAATTKGQLPAVFDAEASCDLDRDGYTDLVVSTDPPFDGQGQPPVPLQILFGSARGLAGKAVKLAIPPQARFGNDWPDQPVCGDFNDDKAEDLVVHASDGRLSYLRGPFTRKGAPKAAGAPLASPGNVPTPPAVDVDGDGYDDLLVRTAEGSAASASTSYLVPGGPTGPAGTEVALPTGVDVAFGRFGKGKGLDAAIGSMKGTALRYDVPGTLRGELDIAGTVLDSGDFDGDGLSELISSGSELRVLKGRTTGLSKAGMVTVPPPARGTTRVLKVADFDGDGLADLVVRTYRGDTKDTIAVYPGTKKGLLAREPELTFSTSEFLGMDS; from the coding sequence ATGGTGGCGGCCCTGACCGTGTGCGTCCTCGGCGGCGGCCTCGCCGTCGGATGCGGCCCCACCGCCGACAGCGGCGACGGGGACTCGACGGGCAAGCGTGAACCCCTCAGCGTCGCCAAGGCCCCCGCCCAGCTCCCCGTGCCGCTCGGCAAGGGCAGCAAGGCGGCCGACGACTTCAACGGTGACGGACACCAGGATCTCGTCCTCAACGATCTCGTGAAGCGCGACAGCCACGGCGACGACGCCGGAATCGGCGTCGTCTACGGATCGGCGCGCGGACTCGCCCCCGGCGCCCGGCAGTTGCTGAGCGCCGCCCGCAACGCCGCGACCACCAAGGGGCAGTTGCCCGCCGTCTTCGACGCCGAGGCGAGCTGCGACCTCGACCGGGACGGATACACGGATCTCGTCGTCTCGACCGACCCGCCGTTCGACGGACAGGGCCAGCCGCCCGTCCCGCTGCAGATCCTCTTCGGCTCGGCCCGGGGCCTGGCCGGCAAGGCCGTGAAGCTGGCGATTCCCCCGCAGGCACGTTTCGGCAACGACTGGCCGGACCAGCCGGTGTGCGGGGACTTCAACGACGACAAGGCCGAGGATCTCGTCGTGCACGCCTCCGACGGCCGGCTCAGCTATCTGCGCGGGCCGTTCACCCGCAAGGGCGCCCCGAAGGCGGCCGGTGCGCCGCTCGCCTCGCCGGGGAACGTGCCGACACCACCGGCCGTGGACGTCGACGGCGACGGATACGACGACCTGCTCGTCCGTACCGCCGAGGGTTCCGCCGCCTCCGCGTCCACCTCTTACCTCGTCCCGGGCGGACCGACCGGGCCCGCCGGTACCGAGGTCGCCCTCCCGACCGGCGTCGACGTGGCGTTCGGCCGGTTCGGGAAGGGCAAGGGCCTCGACGCGGCGATCGGTTCGATGAAGGGGACCGCCCTGCGCTACGACGTCCCGGGCACCCTGCGCGGTGAACTCGACATCGCGGGCACAGTCCTGGACTCCGGGGACTTCGACGGGGACGGGCTGAGCGAACTCATTTCCAGCGGCTCGGAGTTGCGGGTCCTGAAGGGCCGTACGACGGGTCTGTCCAAGGCCGGAATGGTGACCGTGCCGCCGCCCGCCCGGGGAACCACCCGTGTGCTCAAGGTCGCCGACTTCGATGGTGACGGGCTGGCCGATCTGGTCGTACGCACGTATCGCGGGGACACCAAGGACACGATCGCCGTGTACCCGGGCACGAAGAAGGGCCTGCTCGCACGGGAGCCCGAACTCACCTTCTCCACCTCGGAGTTCCTGGGCATGGACAGCTGA
- a CDS encoding glycoside hydrolase domain-containing protein, with the protein MADEMVRLAQRFVNTTYNNGATLGISKLDENGVTGWPVMYALTRALQYEMGITALSDSFGPTTLATIGSKYGKLDETTVPSANFARIIQSALYCKGYDGGEIDGKYNDRVKAAVEKLNQNMGVSATYPGSSLWPKVVKGLFNMDAYVTIGGGSDTIRSIQQWLNGRYILRKDFYVIPCDGYHSRDVAKSMLFAIQYELGMADGTANGVFGPGTQSGLKSHTVSNGTTGVWAQLFTAAMILNKRNVPFGNFTSTVQSGVQSFQSFVKLPVTGNGDFPTWASLLVSYGDQSRPGTACDGVTMITPPRAQALKTAGYQYIGRYLFNPSTTSLPEKQIQPGELATIKEAGLRCFPIFQTWSRSADYFSYNQGTSDAFKAIDWAQYHGFKPGTIIYFAVDYDAMDGEVTEYIVPHFRGVMRTIGENSSYGVGVYGPRNVCQRIADAGYSATSFVSDMSSGFSGNLGYPMPTNWAFDQIATITVGSGTGSIEIDKNIASGRDTGQGDFDPGGYTDGVDVDLDKDAYQAPMLTDVKNYLESIGVPETGGDGWTDSDWATLGGISTTKAYELVLSADWLFTSLARQLKLRKALIQAPVLWELRKMNPLDVAADEAVKAGLDDDCSTGWGQIFAWVTIDARNYCMQQGIINGSPLTDDDIPGVWKDLNGDPTYNIRSVAYLTVYNAHQLNKPRPSLTTSLADTQALLARYNGTGDDAAQYGRELIGLYNVLESYNQLSRSK; encoded by the coding sequence ATGGCCGACGAGATGGTCCGTCTCGCCCAGCGGTTCGTGAACACGACGTACAACAACGGCGCGACACTCGGTATATCCAAACTGGACGAGAACGGGGTCACCGGCTGGCCCGTGATGTACGCCCTGACCAGAGCACTCCAGTACGAGATGGGCATCACCGCCCTGTCGGACTCCTTCGGCCCGACCACGCTGGCCACGATCGGCTCGAAGTACGGCAAGCTGGACGAGACGACGGTCCCCTCGGCGAATTTCGCCCGCATCATCCAGTCCGCCCTTTACTGCAAGGGCTATGACGGCGGCGAGATCGACGGCAAGTACAACGACCGGGTCAAGGCAGCCGTCGAGAAGCTCAACCAGAACATGGGTGTGAGCGCCACGTACCCCGGCAGCTCCCTGTGGCCGAAAGTCGTCAAGGGCCTGTTCAACATGGACGCCTACGTCACCATCGGCGGCGGCTCGGACACCATCCGGTCCATCCAGCAGTGGCTGAACGGCCGTTACATCCTCCGCAAGGACTTCTACGTCATCCCCTGCGACGGCTACCACTCCCGTGACGTCGCCAAGTCGATGCTGTTCGCGATCCAGTACGAGCTGGGCATGGCCGACGGCACCGCGAACGGCGTTTTCGGACCCGGCACCCAGTCGGGCCTGAAGTCCCACACGGTCTCCAACGGCACGACCGGTGTATGGGCACAGCTGTTCACCGCGGCCATGATCCTCAACAAGCGCAATGTGCCCTTCGGGAACTTCACCTCGACGGTGCAGTCCGGAGTGCAGAGCTTCCAGTCGTTCGTGAAACTCCCGGTCACCGGCAACGGCGACTTCCCGACATGGGCCTCGCTGCTCGTCTCCTACGGCGACCAGTCCCGCCCGGGCACGGCGTGCGACGGCGTCACGATGATCACGCCCCCGCGTGCGCAGGCACTGAAGACCGCCGGCTACCAGTACATCGGCCGGTATCTCTTCAACCCGTCGACCACGAGCCTGCCGGAGAAGCAGATCCAGCCCGGCGAGCTCGCCACGATCAAGGAGGCCGGGCTGCGCTGCTTCCCGATCTTCCAGACGTGGAGCCGCTCGGCCGACTACTTCAGCTACAACCAGGGCACCAGCGACGCGTTCAAGGCCATCGACTGGGCGCAGTACCACGGCTTCAAGCCGGGCACGATCATCTACTTCGCGGTCGACTACGACGCGATGGACGGCGAGGTCACCGAGTACATCGTTCCGCACTTCCGCGGCGTGATGCGCACCATCGGCGAGAACTCCAGTTACGGCGTGGGCGTCTACGGACCGCGCAACGTCTGCCAGCGCATCGCGGACGCCGGCTACTCGGCGACGAGCTTCGTGTCGGACATGTCGAGCGGCTTCTCCGGGAACCTCGGCTACCCGATGCCGACGAACTGGGCGTTCGACCAGATCGCCACCATCACCGTCGGCTCGGGCACCGGCTCCATCGAGATCGACAAGAACATCGCCTCGGGCCGTGACACCGGCCAGGGCGACTTCGACCCGGGCGGCTACACCGACGGCGTGGACGTCGACCTCGACAAGGACGCCTACCAGGCCCCGATGCTGACGGACGTCAAGAACTACCTGGAGTCGATCGGAGTCCCGGAGACCGGCGGCGACGGCTGGACCGACTCGGACTGGGCCACGCTCGGCGGCATCTCCACCACCAAGGCGTACGAACTCGTGCTGAGCGCGGACTGGCTGTTCACGTCGCTGGCACGGCAGCTCAAGCTCCGCAAGGCGCTGATCCAGGCTCCCGTCCTGTGGGAGCTGCGCAAGATGAACCCCCTGGACGTCGCCGCCGACGAGGCGGTCAAGGCCGGTCTGGACGACGACTGCAGCACCGGCTGGGGCCAGATCTTCGCCTGGGTGACCATCGACGCCCGCAACTACTGCATGCAGCAGGGCATCATCAACGGCAGCCCGCTGACCGACGACGACATCCCGGGGGTCTGGAAGGACCTCAACGGGGACCCGACCTACAACATCCGGTCGGTCGCCTATCTGACGGTCTACAACGCGCACCAGCTGAACAAGCCGCGCCCGAGCCTGACCACCAGCCTCGCCGACACCCAGGCCCTGCTCGCCCGGTACAACGGGACCGGCGACGACGCCGCCCAGTACGGCCGCGAACTGATCGGTCTCTACAACGTTCTCGAGAGCTACAACCAGCTGTCCCGCAGCAAGTGA
- a CDS encoding NADase-type glycan-binding domain-containing protein, which yields MTSQNSGTGREPARSCAECGTRAEPGQSFCDSCGAVLGWSGGPDRADAARRDPVRAEAAAPARDSAAVGTAPAADSPSREGSGSGDRPGWDAFAHPGAGRGTARTGHDPAAAAAPGPGSGRREEDGAGWPDAGAAGPGTGVRLARNAGPRPGDEDADRPTGRPGDDEAATARSGARHTDTTPDSERATWPRQSDGTDGTDGTGSTGTRQSDGSDGAWRAGTQQSDGAGGSGRAGTQQSDGAGGSGRAGTQQSDGAGGSGRAGTQPPFAAPAGSGAASAPLPRHDHSATAPDSASAAATGAGSAGLQEWDTNSPAAPASYGSLDLSAGARDNDRPDTHPDDDADTEPVPTTAGRGHHPSPDSTHSARSTGFSGSADSSDSTAERARSLLIPVSDPEPRAPVSPAVAPVLPGRPVANRPQVRAPGPEFGAQGGIPCPWCATLTLPDRHYCGRCAMPMAGGGPAAPGRQPWWRRIPGFGTVQTPWAGDRPRLRRGFGAVMNWVVGGLVLALIVTLVLNVGAWVDATRDHFAKRAAVGPDSVKASRSYPGHPAQRAFDKLSNTWWGPGVSGTGEGQWLEARFAQPTRLLDLVITSGVSTQPDKLSQSALPHRIEALITAADGKKTTRIINLDQSAGGQRRKFRVGAVSSVRFTVKSAYATDAKKQVSIAEIEFFTRSNSNSS from the coding sequence ATGACCAGCCAGAACTCCGGCACAGGACGGGAGCCCGCCCGCAGCTGCGCCGAATGCGGCACCCGGGCGGAGCCCGGCCAGTCCTTCTGCGACTCCTGCGGTGCGGTACTCGGCTGGTCCGGCGGCCCAGACCGGGCCGACGCGGCTCGCAGGGACCCCGTACGCGCGGAGGCCGCCGCACCGGCGCGGGACTCCGCGGCCGTGGGTACCGCCCCGGCGGCGGACAGCCCCTCGCGCGAGGGCTCCGGCTCCGGGGACCGGCCGGGATGGGACGCGTTCGCACACCCCGGGGCCGGAAGGGGTACGGCCCGTACGGGCCACGACCCGGCCGCCGCGGCAGCGCCCGGGCCGGGCAGTGGCCGACGGGAAGAGGACGGGGCCGGGTGGCCGGACGCCGGTGCCGCAGGTCCGGGGACCGGTGTCCGCCTGGCACGCAACGCGGGCCCCCGGCCGGGCGACGAGGACGCCGACCGCCCCACGGGCCGGCCCGGCGACGACGAGGCCGCCACCGCTCGGTCCGGCGCCCGGCACACGGACACCACACCCGACTCCGAACGGGCGACCTGGCCCCGACAGTCGGACGGCACGGACGGCACGGACGGCACGGGGAGTACCGGGACACGGCAGTCCGACGGCTCGGACGGCGCCTGGCGTGCCGGGACACAGCAGTCCGACGGCGCAGGCGGCTCCGGACGTGCCGGGACACAGCAGTCCGACGGCGCAGGCGGCTCCGGACGTGCCGGGACACAGCAGTCCGACGGCGCAGGCGGCTCCGGACGTGCCGGGACACAGCCGCCGTTCGCCGCGCCCGCGGGCTCCGGCGCGGCATCGGCCCCTCTGCCGCGGCACGACCACTCCGCCACCGCGCCGGACTCCGCCTCCGCGGCGGCCACCGGGGCGGGGTCGGCGGGGCTCCAGGAGTGGGACACCAACTCCCCCGCCGCTCCGGCCTCCTACGGTTCCCTCGACCTCTCCGCCGGCGCGAGGGACAACGACCGCCCGGACACCCACCCCGACGACGACGCCGACACCGAGCCGGTGCCGACCACCGCGGGCCGGGGCCACCACCCGTCCCCCGACTCCACCCACTCCGCCCGCTCCACAGGCTTCTCCGGGTCCGCCGACTCCTCCGACTCCACCGCCGAACGGGCCAGGTCCCTCCTCATCCCGGTGAGCGACCCCGAACCCCGCGCGCCCGTGTCCCCCGCCGTCGCACCCGTGCTGCCCGGCCGCCCGGTCGCGAACCGCCCCCAAGTGCGCGCTCCGGGACCGGAGTTCGGCGCGCAGGGCGGCATCCCCTGCCCCTGGTGCGCCACCCTCACCCTCCCCGACCGGCACTACTGCGGCCGCTGCGCCATGCCGATGGCCGGCGGTGGGCCGGCGGCCCCGGGCCGGCAGCCGTGGTGGCGCCGGATACCGGGCTTCGGCACCGTGCAGACCCCATGGGCCGGTGACCGCCCCCGGCTGCGCCGCGGCTTCGGCGCCGTCATGAACTGGGTCGTCGGCGGCCTCGTACTCGCCCTGATCGTGACGCTCGTGCTCAACGTCGGCGCCTGGGTGGACGCGACCCGCGACCACTTCGCCAAGCGTGCCGCGGTGGGGCCGGACAGTGTGAAGGCGTCGCGCTCCTATCCCGGTCACCCCGCGCAACGCGCCTTCGACAAGCTCAGCAACACCTGGTGGGGGCCGGGCGTCTCGGGGACCGGCGAGGGGCAGTGGCTGGAGGCCCGGTTCGCCCAGCCGACCCGGCTGCTGGACCTGGTCATCACCTCCGGTGTGTCGACCCAGCCGGACAAGCTCTCGCAGTCGGCCCTCCCGCACCGCATCGAGGCCCTGATCACCGCCGCCGACGGCAAGAAGACCACCCGGATCATCAACCTGGACCAGAGCGCGGGCGGCCAGCGGCGCAAGTTCCGGGTCGGGGCGGTCTCCTCGGTGCGCTTCACCGTGAAGTCGGCCTACGCCACCGACGCCAAGAAGCAGGTGTCCATCGCGGAGATCGAGTTCTTCACCCGGTCGAACAGCAACAGCTCCTGA
- a CDS encoding phage tail protein: protein MRGSVDGLGSSAPIGMMLPAVFADDDLAQRFVGGLDDVLAPILAVLDCLDSYFTPALAPVDFTRWLAGWVGAETDGTEPDDRLRAAVAAAAYLHRVRGTSRGLSEAIRLVFGVTPEITESGGAAWNARPLGPVPGDRSPRLHVTLRLPDPTRADEHRLDSLVAAARPAHMPYTVQVTAAERTPER, encoded by the coding sequence GTGAGGGGCTCCGTCGACGGGCTGGGTTCGTCCGCGCCCATCGGGATGATGCTGCCCGCCGTGTTCGCCGACGACGATCTGGCACAGCGGTTCGTCGGCGGGCTCGACGACGTGCTCGCGCCGATCCTGGCCGTCCTGGACTGCCTGGACTCCTATTTCACCCCGGCCCTGGCGCCGGTGGACTTCACCCGGTGGCTGGCGGGCTGGGTCGGCGCGGAGACCGACGGCACCGAGCCCGACGACCGGCTGCGCGCGGCCGTCGCCGCCGCCGCGTATCTGCACCGGGTACGGGGTACCAGCCGCGGTCTGTCCGAGGCGATACGCCTGGTCTTCGGTGTGACCCCGGAGATCACCGAGAGCGGCGGCGCCGCCTGGAACGCCCGGCCCCTGGGGCCGGTTCCCGGCGACCGCAGCCCGCGTCTGCACGTCACATTGCGCCTGCCCGACCCGACCCGGGCCGACGAGCACCGTCTCGACAGCCTCGTGGCGGCCGCCCGCCCCGCCCACATGCCCTACACGGTCCAGGTGACCGCCGCCGAAAGGACTCCCGAGAGATGA